Proteins found in one Triticum aestivum cultivar Chinese Spring chromosome 4D, IWGSC CS RefSeq v2.1, whole genome shotgun sequence genomic segment:
- the LOC123100632 gene encoding obtusifoliol 14-alpha demethylase-like has translation MDMLATRATWLAIAIFFITVVATKISRWKSNVHLFPTRPLPPVVNVLALLPSIFNKGFGVTIADLHTRLGSVFTINLFGPKITLLVGPDISAHFFQGLESEISFGNFAEVTVPIFDQEVLYGVDMATRSEQIHFIVDVLKPSKLRSLVDPILQEVEAYFASWGQEGIVDLKHELEQVLMFISSRFLLGYEVREMMLEEVSSLFHELENGLNFFSFLFPYIPTPTNRRRDKAHIRLKEIFTTTIRSRRSSGRVQEDALQRLMNSKYKDGRSASEAEICGMIIALIFAGKHPSSSTSIWTGAFMLSNTKFLIAAVEEQKHIISKYKNQIGYDAFSEMDTLHRCIKEALRMHTPAQMLARKAHKKFKVQTKEGKEYDIPEGHNIVIPTALNNKLAHVYNDPHAYDPDRFGPGREEDKVGGKYSFTTFGGGRHVCSGMALAYLQIKVIWSHLLRNFELKLISPFPKVDVSKVGQEPKGKVMISYNRRQLQCY, from the exons ATGGACATGCTAGCAACTAGAGCGACCTGGTTGGCCATAGCTATCTTCTTCATAACTGTTGTAGCCACGAAGATTTCAAGATGGAAAAGCAATGTCCATCTGTTCCCCACAAGACCACTTCCACCTGTCGTGAATGTCCTTGCTCTCTTACCTTCAATTTTTAACAAGGGTTTTGGGGTTACAATCGCTGATCTGCACACAAGACTTGGCAGTGTGTTTACAATAAATTTGTTTGGGCCAAAGATAACCTTGTTGGTTGGACCTGATATCTCAGCTCATTTCTTCCAAGGGCTGGAGTCGGAGATTAGCTTTGGAAATTTCGCGGAGGTTACCGTTCCCATATTTGACCAAGAAGTTTTGTATGGTGTAGATATGGCAACTCGCAGTGAGCAAATACACTTCATCGTTGATGTACTAAAGCCATCCAAGCTGCGGAGCCTCGTTGATCCCATATTGCAAGAAGTAGAG GCCTACTTTGCAAGCTGGGGACAAGAGGGCATAGTTGATCTTAAACATGAACTCGAGCAGGTGCTCATGTTTATCTCAAGTCGGTTCCTACTCGGATATGAGGTTCGTGAGATGATGCTGGAAGAAGTTTCATCATTGTTTCATGAACTTGAGAATGGCTTAAACTTTTTTAGTTTCTTGTTCCCCTATATTCCAACCCCGACAAACCGCCGACGCGACAAGGCCCACATCAGGCTTAAAGAAATATTCACTACAACTATCAGGTCACGCAGGAGCTCCGGCCGAGTTCAGGAGGATGCACTGCAGAGGTTGATGAATTCCAAATATAAAGACGGTCGCTCTGCATCCGAAGCAGAAATTTGCGGCATGATCATAGCACTCATATTTGCTGGAAAGCACCCAAGCTCCAGCACTAGTATATGGACTGGAGCTTTCATGTTGAGCAACACCAAATTCTTAATAGCTGCCGTGGAGGAGCAAAAGCATATAATTAGCAAGTACAAGAACCAAATAGGCTATGATGCATTTTCAGAGATGGATACCCTGCATAGATGCATCAAGGAGGCACTTCGGATGCATACACCAGCGCAAATGTTAGCTCGCAAGGCACATAAGAAATTCAAGGTGCAGACCAAGGAAGGCAAGGAATATGACATACCTGAAGGGCATAACATTGTAATCCCTACTGCACTCAACAATAAGCTGGCACATGTTTACAATGACCCTCATGCGTACGATCCAGATCGGTTTGGTCCTGGAAGAGAGGAGGACAAAGTTGGCGGCAAGTACTCTTTCACAACATTTGGTGGTGGAAGGCATGTTTGTTCTGGCATGGCCTTGGCTTACCTGCAAATTAAGGTCATATGGAGCCATCTATTAAGAAACTTTGAGCTCAAGCTAATATCTCCATTCCCTAAGGTGGATGTGAGCAAGGTGGGTCAAGAGCCTAAAGGAAAAGTAATGATAAGCTATAACAGACGCCAGCTACAGTGCTACTAG